From the Malus domestica chromosome 17, GDT2T_hap1 genome, one window contains:
- the LOC103405642 gene encoding probable transcription factor GLK1 isoform X1: MLLLSPLREGHHHHQLKDEKQLGDDGDVESSFAFNGGNNTVLDFPEFSGGMGMGNLLDSIDFDDLFIGIHDGDVLPDLEMDSEILDFSVPAPADDINTKTTPPPPSKEEEEVADDYYNTTKTRTTSSKVEDQEEEDLHGHGEVAAAAVSITSTNNNSGLNQNYSSSTTTTTPDHRGDQEIVSKRDDINQIRAAHRPSSGSTRRKSADHKLATKSSPAAQSKKSHGKRKVKVDWTPELHRRFVQAVEQLGVDKAVPSRILELMGIDCLTRHNIASHLQKYRSHRKHLLAREAEAASWTQRRQMYGAVAAAGGGAGAKSRRDVMMMNNPNWLNAPTMGFPSITSTTPPPMHHAQHYHQLIRPLHVWGHPTMDQSMMHTWPPKHHLPHHFPSPVLPPPPPAPAHAWPPGPPPPPDASYWHHPHSHHQRALDSPTPGAPCFPRQQLLAPTQRFPTPPVPGIPPHAMYKVEPAGIAAPTPPQSGPHLLLDFHPSKESIDAAIGDVLSKPWLPLPLGLRPPATDTVMVELQRQGVQKFPPSCT, translated from the exons ATGCTTCTTTTATCACCTTTGAGGGAgggtcatcatcatcatcagctCAAAGATGAAAAACAGTTAGGTGATGATGGTGACGTGGAGAGTAGTTTTGCTTTTAATGGCGGAAATAACACAGTGCTTGATTTCCCAGAGTTTTCGGGAGGAATGGGAATGGGGAATCTGCTGGATAGCATCGACTTCGATGACCTCTTCATTGGCATCCATGACGGAGACGTCTTGCCGGATTTGGAGATGGACTCGGAAATACTTGACTTTTCAGTTCCAGCACCCGCCGACGATATCAACACAAaaacaacaccaccaccaccatccaaagaggaagaagaggttgCTGATGATTACTATAATACTACAAAGACTAGGACGACGTCGTCCAAAGTGGAAgaccaggaggaggaggatttgCATGGACATGGTGAGGTTGCTGCAGCCGCAGTTAGTATAACGAGTACTAATAATAATTCAGGGTTGAATCAGAATTACTCCAGCtccactactactactactccGGATCATcgaggagatcaagaaataGTGAGTAAAAGAGATGATATTAATCAAATTAGGGCAGCTCATCGTCCCTCCTCCGGATCCACCCGAAGAAAATCAGCTGACCACAAATTAGCAACAAAGTCTTCACCCGCAGCCCAATCCAAAAAGTCTCATGGGAAGCGAAAAGTTAAG GTGGATTGGACACCAGAACTGCACAGGAGGTTCGTGCAAGCAGTAGAGCAACTAGGGGTGGATAAGGCAGTCCCTTCTAGGATTCTAGAGCTTATGGGAATAGATTGTCTCACTCGCCACAATATTGCTAGCCACCTTCAA AAATATCGGTCGCATAGGAAACATTTGCTAGCCCGTGAGGCAGAGGCAGCTAGCTGGACCCAGAGACGGCAAATGTATGGGGCAGTAGCTGCTGCCGGAGGAGGAGCAGGAGCCAAGAGTAGAAGGGACGTCATGATGATGAATAACCCTAATTGGCTTAATGCACCCACCATGGGTTTCCCTTCGATAACTAGTACTACACCTCCTCCCATGCATCACGCTCAGCACTACCACCAGTTGATCAGACCCTTACATGTGTGGGGTCACCCCACCATGGACCAATCCATGATGCACACGTGGCCGCCAAAGCATCATCTTCCCCACCATTTCCCATCTCCGGTACTACCACCTCCTCCACCAGCTCCTGCACATGCATGGCCTCCTGGTCCGCCACCTCCTCCAGACGCTTCGTACTGGCACCACCCTCACTCTCACCACCAGCGT GCTCTGGACTCACCAACTCCAGGAGCACCATGTTTTCCAAGGCAGCAGTTGCTTGCTCCGACG CAGAGATTTCCCACCCCACCTGTCCCAGGCATTCCACCACATGCCATGTACAAAGTTGAACCTGCAGGCATTGCTGCCCCCACTCCACCACAATCTGGTCCTCACCTTCTTCTCGATTTTCATCCG TCAAAAGAAAGCATAGATGCAGCTATTGGAGACGTTTTATCGAAACCGTGGCTCCCTCTTCCTCTTGGCCTAAGACCTCCCGCTACCGATACTGTCATGGTGGAGCTACAACGACAGGGAGTTCAGAAATTTCCACCCTCCTGTACTTGA
- the LOC103405642 gene encoding probable transcription factor GLK1 isoform X5 yields MLLLSPLREGHHHHQLKDEKQLGDDGDVESSFAFNGGNNTVLDFPEFSGGMGMGNLLDSIDFDDLFIGIHDGDVLPDLEMDSEILDFSVPAPADDINTKTTPPPPSKEEEEVADDYYNTTKTRTTSSKVEDQEEEDLHGHGEVAAAAVSITSTNNNSGLNQNYSSSTTTTTPDHRGDQEIVSKRDDINQIRAAHRPSSGSTRRKSADHKLATKSSPAAQSKKSHGKRKVKKYRSHRKHLLAREAEAASWTQRRQMYGAVAAAGGGAGAKSRRDVMMMNNPNWLNAPTMGFPSITSTTPPPMHHAQHYHQLIRPLHVWGHPTMDQSMMHTWPPKHHLPHHFPSPVLPPPPPAPAHAWPPGPPPPPDASYWHHPHSHHQRALDSPTPGAPCFPRQQLLAPTQRFPTPPVPGIPPHAMYKVEPAGIAAPTPPQSGPHLLLDFHPSKESIDAAIGDVLSKPWLPLPLGLRPPATDTVMVELQRQGVQKFPPSCT; encoded by the exons ATGCTTCTTTTATCACCTTTGAGGGAgggtcatcatcatcatcagctCAAAGATGAAAAACAGTTAGGTGATGATGGTGACGTGGAGAGTAGTTTTGCTTTTAATGGCGGAAATAACACAGTGCTTGATTTCCCAGAGTTTTCGGGAGGAATGGGAATGGGGAATCTGCTGGATAGCATCGACTTCGATGACCTCTTCATTGGCATCCATGACGGAGACGTCTTGCCGGATTTGGAGATGGACTCGGAAATACTTGACTTTTCAGTTCCAGCACCCGCCGACGATATCAACACAAaaacaacaccaccaccaccatccaaagaggaagaagaggttgCTGATGATTACTATAATACTACAAAGACTAGGACGACGTCGTCCAAAGTGGAAgaccaggaggaggaggatttgCATGGACATGGTGAGGTTGCTGCAGCCGCAGTTAGTATAACGAGTACTAATAATAATTCAGGGTTGAATCAGAATTACTCCAGCtccactactactactactccGGATCATcgaggagatcaagaaataGTGAGTAAAAGAGATGATATTAATCAAATTAGGGCAGCTCATCGTCCCTCCTCCGGATCCACCCGAAGAAAATCAGCTGACCACAAATTAGCAACAAAGTCTTCACCCGCAGCCCAATCCAAAAAGTCTCATGGGAAGCGAAAAGTTAAG AAATATCGGTCGCATAGGAAACATTTGCTAGCCCGTGAGGCAGAGGCAGCTAGCTGGACCCAGAGACGGCAAATGTATGGGGCAGTAGCTGCTGCCGGAGGAGGAGCAGGAGCCAAGAGTAGAAGGGACGTCATGATGATGAATAACCCTAATTGGCTTAATGCACCCACCATGGGTTTCCCTTCGATAACTAGTACTACACCTCCTCCCATGCATCACGCTCAGCACTACCACCAGTTGATCAGACCCTTACATGTGTGGGGTCACCCCACCATGGACCAATCCATGATGCACACGTGGCCGCCAAAGCATCATCTTCCCCACCATTTCCCATCTCCGGTACTACCACCTCCTCCACCAGCTCCTGCACATGCATGGCCTCCTGGTCCGCCACCTCCTCCAGACGCTTCGTACTGGCACCACCCTCACTCTCACCACCAGCGT GCTCTGGACTCACCAACTCCAGGAGCACCATGTTTTCCAAGGCAGCAGTTGCTTGCTCCGACG CAGAGATTTCCCACCCCACCTGTCCCAGGCATTCCACCACATGCCATGTACAAAGTTGAACCTGCAGGCATTGCTGCCCCCACTCCACCACAATCTGGTCCTCACCTTCTTCTCGATTTTCATCCG TCAAAAGAAAGCATAGATGCAGCTATTGGAGACGTTTTATCGAAACCGTGGCTCCCTCTTCCTCTTGGCCTAAGACCTCCCGCTACCGATACTGTCATGGTGGAGCTACAACGACAGGGAGTTCAGAAATTTCCACCCTCCTGTACTTGA
- the LOC103405642 gene encoding probable transcription factor GLK1 isoform X2 gives MLLLSPLREGHHHHQLKDEKQLGDDGDVESSFAFNGGNNTVLDFPEFSGGMGMGNLLDSIDFDDLFIGIHDGDVLPDLEMDSEILDFSVPAPADDINTKTTPPPPSKEEEEVADDYYNTTKTRTTSSKVEDQEEEDLHGHGEVAAAAVSITSTNNNSGLNQNYSSSTTTTTPDHRGDQEIVSKRDDINQIRAAHRPSSGSTRRKSADHKLATKSSPAAQSKKSHGKRKVKVDWTPELHRRFVQAVEQLGVDKAVPSRILELMGIDCLTRHNIASHLQKYRSHRKHLLAREAEAASWTQRRQMYGAVAAAGGGAGAKSRRDVMMMNNPNWLNAPTMGFPSITSTTPPPMHHAQHYHQLIRPLHVWGHPTMDQSMMHTWPPKHHLPHHFPSPVLPPPPPAPAHAWPPGPPPPPDASYWHHPHSHHQRALDSPTPGAPCFPRQQLLAPTRFPTPPVPGIPPHAMYKVEPAGIAAPTPPQSGPHLLLDFHPSKESIDAAIGDVLSKPWLPLPLGLRPPATDTVMVELQRQGVQKFPPSCT, from the exons ATGCTTCTTTTATCACCTTTGAGGGAgggtcatcatcatcatcagctCAAAGATGAAAAACAGTTAGGTGATGATGGTGACGTGGAGAGTAGTTTTGCTTTTAATGGCGGAAATAACACAGTGCTTGATTTCCCAGAGTTTTCGGGAGGAATGGGAATGGGGAATCTGCTGGATAGCATCGACTTCGATGACCTCTTCATTGGCATCCATGACGGAGACGTCTTGCCGGATTTGGAGATGGACTCGGAAATACTTGACTTTTCAGTTCCAGCACCCGCCGACGATATCAACACAAaaacaacaccaccaccaccatccaaagaggaagaagaggttgCTGATGATTACTATAATACTACAAAGACTAGGACGACGTCGTCCAAAGTGGAAgaccaggaggaggaggatttgCATGGACATGGTGAGGTTGCTGCAGCCGCAGTTAGTATAACGAGTACTAATAATAATTCAGGGTTGAATCAGAATTACTCCAGCtccactactactactactccGGATCATcgaggagatcaagaaataGTGAGTAAAAGAGATGATATTAATCAAATTAGGGCAGCTCATCGTCCCTCCTCCGGATCCACCCGAAGAAAATCAGCTGACCACAAATTAGCAACAAAGTCTTCACCCGCAGCCCAATCCAAAAAGTCTCATGGGAAGCGAAAAGTTAAG GTGGATTGGACACCAGAACTGCACAGGAGGTTCGTGCAAGCAGTAGAGCAACTAGGGGTGGATAAGGCAGTCCCTTCTAGGATTCTAGAGCTTATGGGAATAGATTGTCTCACTCGCCACAATATTGCTAGCCACCTTCAA AAATATCGGTCGCATAGGAAACATTTGCTAGCCCGTGAGGCAGAGGCAGCTAGCTGGACCCAGAGACGGCAAATGTATGGGGCAGTAGCTGCTGCCGGAGGAGGAGCAGGAGCCAAGAGTAGAAGGGACGTCATGATGATGAATAACCCTAATTGGCTTAATGCACCCACCATGGGTTTCCCTTCGATAACTAGTACTACACCTCCTCCCATGCATCACGCTCAGCACTACCACCAGTTGATCAGACCCTTACATGTGTGGGGTCACCCCACCATGGACCAATCCATGATGCACACGTGGCCGCCAAAGCATCATCTTCCCCACCATTTCCCATCTCCGGTACTACCACCTCCTCCACCAGCTCCTGCACATGCATGGCCTCCTGGTCCGCCACCTCCTCCAGACGCTTCGTACTGGCACCACCCTCACTCTCACCACCAGCGT GCTCTGGACTCACCAACTCCAGGAGCACCATGTTTTCCAAGGCAGCAGTTGCTTGCTCCGACG AGATTTCCCACCCCACCTGTCCCAGGCATTCCACCACATGCCATGTACAAAGTTGAACCTGCAGGCATTGCTGCCCCCACTCCACCACAATCTGGTCCTCACCTTCTTCTCGATTTTCATCCG TCAAAAGAAAGCATAGATGCAGCTATTGGAGACGTTTTATCGAAACCGTGGCTCCCTCTTCCTCTTGGCCTAAGACCTCCCGCTACCGATACTGTCATGGTGGAGCTACAACGACAGGGAGTTCAGAAATTTCCACCCTCCTGTACTTGA
- the LOC103405642 gene encoding transcription activator GLK1-like isoform X4: MLLLSPLREGHHHHQLKDEKQLGDDGDVESSFAFNGGNNTVLDFPEFSGGMGMGNLLDSIDFDDLFIGIHDGDVLPDLEMDSEILDFSVPAPADDINTKTTPPPPSKEEEEVADDYYNTTKTRTTSSKVEDQEEEDLHGHGEVAAAAVSITSTNNNSGLNQNYSSSTTTTTPDHRGDQEIVSKRDDINQIRAAHRPSSGSTRRKSADHKLATKSSPAAQSKKSHGKRKVKVDWTPELHRRFVQAVEQLGVDKAVPSRILELMGIDCLTRHNIASHLQKYRSHRKHLLAREAEAASWTQRRQMYGAVAAAGGGAGAKSRRDVMMMNNPNWLNAPTMGFPSITSTTPPPMHHAQHYHQLIRPLHVWGHPTMDQSMMHTWPPKHHLPHHFPSPVLPPPPPAPAHAWPPGPPPPPDASYWHHPHSHHQRRFPTPPVPGIPPHAMYKVEPAGIAAPTPPQSGPHLLLDFHPSKESIDAAIGDVLSKPWLPLPLGLRPPATDTVMVELQRQGVQKFPPSCT, translated from the exons ATGCTTCTTTTATCACCTTTGAGGGAgggtcatcatcatcatcagctCAAAGATGAAAAACAGTTAGGTGATGATGGTGACGTGGAGAGTAGTTTTGCTTTTAATGGCGGAAATAACACAGTGCTTGATTTCCCAGAGTTTTCGGGAGGAATGGGAATGGGGAATCTGCTGGATAGCATCGACTTCGATGACCTCTTCATTGGCATCCATGACGGAGACGTCTTGCCGGATTTGGAGATGGACTCGGAAATACTTGACTTTTCAGTTCCAGCACCCGCCGACGATATCAACACAAaaacaacaccaccaccaccatccaaagaggaagaagaggttgCTGATGATTACTATAATACTACAAAGACTAGGACGACGTCGTCCAAAGTGGAAgaccaggaggaggaggatttgCATGGACATGGTGAGGTTGCTGCAGCCGCAGTTAGTATAACGAGTACTAATAATAATTCAGGGTTGAATCAGAATTACTCCAGCtccactactactactactccGGATCATcgaggagatcaagaaataGTGAGTAAAAGAGATGATATTAATCAAATTAGGGCAGCTCATCGTCCCTCCTCCGGATCCACCCGAAGAAAATCAGCTGACCACAAATTAGCAACAAAGTCTTCACCCGCAGCCCAATCCAAAAAGTCTCATGGGAAGCGAAAAGTTAAG GTGGATTGGACACCAGAACTGCACAGGAGGTTCGTGCAAGCAGTAGAGCAACTAGGGGTGGATAAGGCAGTCCCTTCTAGGATTCTAGAGCTTATGGGAATAGATTGTCTCACTCGCCACAATATTGCTAGCCACCTTCAA AAATATCGGTCGCATAGGAAACATTTGCTAGCCCGTGAGGCAGAGGCAGCTAGCTGGACCCAGAGACGGCAAATGTATGGGGCAGTAGCTGCTGCCGGAGGAGGAGCAGGAGCCAAGAGTAGAAGGGACGTCATGATGATGAATAACCCTAATTGGCTTAATGCACCCACCATGGGTTTCCCTTCGATAACTAGTACTACACCTCCTCCCATGCATCACGCTCAGCACTACCACCAGTTGATCAGACCCTTACATGTGTGGGGTCACCCCACCATGGACCAATCCATGATGCACACGTGGCCGCCAAAGCATCATCTTCCCCACCATTTCCCATCTCCGGTACTACCACCTCCTCCACCAGCTCCTGCACATGCATGGCCTCCTGGTCCGCCACCTCCTCCAGACGCTTCGTACTGGCACCACCCTCACTCTCACCACCAGCGT AGATTTCCCACCCCACCTGTCCCAGGCATTCCACCACATGCCATGTACAAAGTTGAACCTGCAGGCATTGCTGCCCCCACTCCACCACAATCTGGTCCTCACCTTCTTCTCGATTTTCATCCG TCAAAAGAAAGCATAGATGCAGCTATTGGAGACGTTTTATCGAAACCGTGGCTCCCTCTTCCTCTTGGCCTAAGACCTCCCGCTACCGATACTGTCATGGTGGAGCTACAACGACAGGGAGTTCAGAAATTTCCACCCTCCTGTACTTGA
- the LOC103405642 gene encoding probable transcription factor GLK1 isoform X3: MLLLSPLREGHHHHQLKDEKQLGDDGDVESSFAFNGGNNTVLDFPEFSGGMGMGNLLDSIDFDDLFIGIHDGDVLPDLEMDSEILDFSVPAPADDINTKTTPPPPSKEEEEVADDYYNTTKTRTTSSKVEDQEEEDLHGHGEVAAAAVSITSTNNNSGLNQNYSSSTTTTTPDHRGDQEIVSKRDDINQIRAAHRPSSGSTRRKSADHKLATKSSPAAQSKKSHGKRKVKVDWTPELHRRFVQAVEQLGVDKAVPSRILELMGIDCLTRHNIASHLQKYRSHRKHLLAREAEAASWTQRRQMYGAVAAAGGGAGAKSRRDVMMMNNPNWLNAPTMGFPSITSTTPPPMHHAQHYHQLIRPLHVWGHPTMDQSMMHTWPPKHHLPHHFPSPVLPPPPPAPAHAWPPGPPPPPDASYWHHPHSHHQRQRFPTPPVPGIPPHAMYKVEPAGIAAPTPPQSGPHLLLDFHPSKESIDAAIGDVLSKPWLPLPLGLRPPATDTVMVELQRQGVQKFPPSCT; encoded by the exons ATGCTTCTTTTATCACCTTTGAGGGAgggtcatcatcatcatcagctCAAAGATGAAAAACAGTTAGGTGATGATGGTGACGTGGAGAGTAGTTTTGCTTTTAATGGCGGAAATAACACAGTGCTTGATTTCCCAGAGTTTTCGGGAGGAATGGGAATGGGGAATCTGCTGGATAGCATCGACTTCGATGACCTCTTCATTGGCATCCATGACGGAGACGTCTTGCCGGATTTGGAGATGGACTCGGAAATACTTGACTTTTCAGTTCCAGCACCCGCCGACGATATCAACACAAaaacaacaccaccaccaccatccaaagaggaagaagaggttgCTGATGATTACTATAATACTACAAAGACTAGGACGACGTCGTCCAAAGTGGAAgaccaggaggaggaggatttgCATGGACATGGTGAGGTTGCTGCAGCCGCAGTTAGTATAACGAGTACTAATAATAATTCAGGGTTGAATCAGAATTACTCCAGCtccactactactactactccGGATCATcgaggagatcaagaaataGTGAGTAAAAGAGATGATATTAATCAAATTAGGGCAGCTCATCGTCCCTCCTCCGGATCCACCCGAAGAAAATCAGCTGACCACAAATTAGCAACAAAGTCTTCACCCGCAGCCCAATCCAAAAAGTCTCATGGGAAGCGAAAAGTTAAG GTGGATTGGACACCAGAACTGCACAGGAGGTTCGTGCAAGCAGTAGAGCAACTAGGGGTGGATAAGGCAGTCCCTTCTAGGATTCTAGAGCTTATGGGAATAGATTGTCTCACTCGCCACAATATTGCTAGCCACCTTCAA AAATATCGGTCGCATAGGAAACATTTGCTAGCCCGTGAGGCAGAGGCAGCTAGCTGGACCCAGAGACGGCAAATGTATGGGGCAGTAGCTGCTGCCGGAGGAGGAGCAGGAGCCAAGAGTAGAAGGGACGTCATGATGATGAATAACCCTAATTGGCTTAATGCACCCACCATGGGTTTCCCTTCGATAACTAGTACTACACCTCCTCCCATGCATCACGCTCAGCACTACCACCAGTTGATCAGACCCTTACATGTGTGGGGTCACCCCACCATGGACCAATCCATGATGCACACGTGGCCGCCAAAGCATCATCTTCCCCACCATTTCCCATCTCCGGTACTACCACCTCCTCCACCAGCTCCTGCACATGCATGGCCTCCTGGTCCGCCACCTCCTCCAGACGCTTCGTACTGGCACCACCCTCACTCTCACCACCAGCGT CAGAGATTTCCCACCCCACCTGTCCCAGGCATTCCACCACATGCCATGTACAAAGTTGAACCTGCAGGCATTGCTGCCCCCACTCCACCACAATCTGGTCCTCACCTTCTTCTCGATTTTCATCCG TCAAAAGAAAGCATAGATGCAGCTATTGGAGACGTTTTATCGAAACCGTGGCTCCCTCTTCCTCTTGGCCTAAGACCTCCCGCTACCGATACTGTCATGGTGGAGCTACAACGACAGGGAGTTCAGAAATTTCCACCCTCCTGTACTTGA
- the LOC103405642 gene encoding probable transcription factor GLK1 isoform X6 produces MLLLSPLREGHHHHQLKDEKQLGDDGDVESSFAFNGGNNTVLDFPEFSGGMGMGNLLDSIDFDDLFIGIHDGDVLPDLEMDSEILDFSVPAPADDINTKTTPPPPSKEEEEVADDYYNTTKTRTTSSKVEDQEEEDLHGHGEVAAAAVSITSTNNNSGLNQNYSSSTTTTTPDHRGDQEIVSKRDDINQIRAAHRPSSGSTRRKSADHKLATKSSPAAQSKKSHGKRKVKKYRSHRKHLLAREAEAASWTQRRQMYGAVAAAGGGAGAKSRRDVMMMNNPNWLNAPTMGFPSITSTTPPPMHHAQHYHQLIRPLHVWGHPTMDQSMMHTWPPKHHLPHHFPSPVLPPPPPAPAHAWPPGPPPPPDASYWHHPHSHHQRALDSPTPGAPCFPRQQLLAPTRFPTPPVPGIPPHAMYKVEPAGIAAPTPPQSGPHLLLDFHPSKESIDAAIGDVLSKPWLPLPLGLRPPATDTVMVELQRQGVQKFPPSCT; encoded by the exons ATGCTTCTTTTATCACCTTTGAGGGAgggtcatcatcatcatcagctCAAAGATGAAAAACAGTTAGGTGATGATGGTGACGTGGAGAGTAGTTTTGCTTTTAATGGCGGAAATAACACAGTGCTTGATTTCCCAGAGTTTTCGGGAGGAATGGGAATGGGGAATCTGCTGGATAGCATCGACTTCGATGACCTCTTCATTGGCATCCATGACGGAGACGTCTTGCCGGATTTGGAGATGGACTCGGAAATACTTGACTTTTCAGTTCCAGCACCCGCCGACGATATCAACACAAaaacaacaccaccaccaccatccaaagaggaagaagaggttgCTGATGATTACTATAATACTACAAAGACTAGGACGACGTCGTCCAAAGTGGAAgaccaggaggaggaggatttgCATGGACATGGTGAGGTTGCTGCAGCCGCAGTTAGTATAACGAGTACTAATAATAATTCAGGGTTGAATCAGAATTACTCCAGCtccactactactactactccGGATCATcgaggagatcaagaaataGTGAGTAAAAGAGATGATATTAATCAAATTAGGGCAGCTCATCGTCCCTCCTCCGGATCCACCCGAAGAAAATCAGCTGACCACAAATTAGCAACAAAGTCTTCACCCGCAGCCCAATCCAAAAAGTCTCATGGGAAGCGAAAAGTTAAG AAATATCGGTCGCATAGGAAACATTTGCTAGCCCGTGAGGCAGAGGCAGCTAGCTGGACCCAGAGACGGCAAATGTATGGGGCAGTAGCTGCTGCCGGAGGAGGAGCAGGAGCCAAGAGTAGAAGGGACGTCATGATGATGAATAACCCTAATTGGCTTAATGCACCCACCATGGGTTTCCCTTCGATAACTAGTACTACACCTCCTCCCATGCATCACGCTCAGCACTACCACCAGTTGATCAGACCCTTACATGTGTGGGGTCACCCCACCATGGACCAATCCATGATGCACACGTGGCCGCCAAAGCATCATCTTCCCCACCATTTCCCATCTCCGGTACTACCACCTCCTCCACCAGCTCCTGCACATGCATGGCCTCCTGGTCCGCCACCTCCTCCAGACGCTTCGTACTGGCACCACCCTCACTCTCACCACCAGCGT GCTCTGGACTCACCAACTCCAGGAGCACCATGTTTTCCAAGGCAGCAGTTGCTTGCTCCGACG AGATTTCCCACCCCACCTGTCCCAGGCATTCCACCACATGCCATGTACAAAGTTGAACCTGCAGGCATTGCTGCCCCCACTCCACCACAATCTGGTCCTCACCTTCTTCTCGATTTTCATCCG TCAAAAGAAAGCATAGATGCAGCTATTGGAGACGTTTTATCGAAACCGTGGCTCCCTCTTCCTCTTGGCCTAAGACCTCCCGCTACCGATACTGTCATGGTGGAGCTACAACGACAGGGAGTTCAGAAATTTCCACCCTCCTGTACTTGA
- the LOC103405642 gene encoding probable transcription factor GLK1 isoform X7: MLLLSPLREGHHHHQLKDEKQLGDDGDVESSFAFNGGNNTVLDFPEFSGGMGMGNLLDSIDFDDLFIGIHDGDVLPDLEMDSEILDFSVPAPADDINTKTTPPPPSKEEEEVADDYYNTTKTRTTSSKVEDQEEEDLHGHGEVAAAAVSITSTNNNSGLNQNYSSSTTTTTPDHRGDQEIVSKRDDINQIRAAHRPSSGSTRRKSADHKLATKSSPAAQSKKSHGKRKVKKYRSHRKHLLAREAEAASWTQRRQMYGAVAAAGGGAGAKSRRDVMMMNNPNWLNAPTMGFPSITSTTPPPMHHAQHYHQLIRPLHVWGHPTMDQSMMHTWPPKHHLPHHFPSPVLPPPPPAPAHAWPPGPPPPPDASYWHHPHSHHQRQRFPTPPVPGIPPHAMYKVEPAGIAAPTPPQSGPHLLLDFHPSKESIDAAIGDVLSKPWLPLPLGLRPPATDTVMVELQRQGVQKFPPSCT, encoded by the exons ATGCTTCTTTTATCACCTTTGAGGGAgggtcatcatcatcatcagctCAAAGATGAAAAACAGTTAGGTGATGATGGTGACGTGGAGAGTAGTTTTGCTTTTAATGGCGGAAATAACACAGTGCTTGATTTCCCAGAGTTTTCGGGAGGAATGGGAATGGGGAATCTGCTGGATAGCATCGACTTCGATGACCTCTTCATTGGCATCCATGACGGAGACGTCTTGCCGGATTTGGAGATGGACTCGGAAATACTTGACTTTTCAGTTCCAGCACCCGCCGACGATATCAACACAAaaacaacaccaccaccaccatccaaagaggaagaagaggttgCTGATGATTACTATAATACTACAAAGACTAGGACGACGTCGTCCAAAGTGGAAgaccaggaggaggaggatttgCATGGACATGGTGAGGTTGCTGCAGCCGCAGTTAGTATAACGAGTACTAATAATAATTCAGGGTTGAATCAGAATTACTCCAGCtccactactactactactccGGATCATcgaggagatcaagaaataGTGAGTAAAAGAGATGATATTAATCAAATTAGGGCAGCTCATCGTCCCTCCTCCGGATCCACCCGAAGAAAATCAGCTGACCACAAATTAGCAACAAAGTCTTCACCCGCAGCCCAATCCAAAAAGTCTCATGGGAAGCGAAAAGTTAAG AAATATCGGTCGCATAGGAAACATTTGCTAGCCCGTGAGGCAGAGGCAGCTAGCTGGACCCAGAGACGGCAAATGTATGGGGCAGTAGCTGCTGCCGGAGGAGGAGCAGGAGCCAAGAGTAGAAGGGACGTCATGATGATGAATAACCCTAATTGGCTTAATGCACCCACCATGGGTTTCCCTTCGATAACTAGTACTACACCTCCTCCCATGCATCACGCTCAGCACTACCACCAGTTGATCAGACCCTTACATGTGTGGGGTCACCCCACCATGGACCAATCCATGATGCACACGTGGCCGCCAAAGCATCATCTTCCCCACCATTTCCCATCTCCGGTACTACCACCTCCTCCACCAGCTCCTGCACATGCATGGCCTCCTGGTCCGCCACCTCCTCCAGACGCTTCGTACTGGCACCACCCTCACTCTCACCACCAGCGT CAGAGATTTCCCACCCCACCTGTCCCAGGCATTCCACCACATGCCATGTACAAAGTTGAACCTGCAGGCATTGCTGCCCCCACTCCACCACAATCTGGTCCTCACCTTCTTCTCGATTTTCATCCG TCAAAAGAAAGCATAGATGCAGCTATTGGAGACGTTTTATCGAAACCGTGGCTCCCTCTTCCTCTTGGCCTAAGACCTCCCGCTACCGATACTGTCATGGTGGAGCTACAACGACAGGGAGTTCAGAAATTTCCACCCTCCTGTACTTGA